The genomic segment CGGGACCCCCGCGTCGCGCACCTGGCGCACGGCGCGGAACACGTCGGCCCGGTCGATCTCGCGTTCGTGGTGGGCGTCGAGGCTGGCGGAGAAGTGGTCGACGGAGGTGATCGCGCGCAGGATTCTGTCGGGCACCGTCCGCTGCCGGGCGAAGAACATTCCGCTGAGGAGTGCGGTGCGCGAGCCCGCCGTCCGCGCGAGGGCGCCGAGTTCGGCGGCCAGCTCCGGCAGCAACAGCGGCTCGCCGCCCGTCAGCATGACCACGTCGGGCCGGGTCTCCGGGGTGAACGAGGCGACGAAGCGGCGCAGTTGGCCGGGGTCGGGTTCGTCGCGGGTGGACATGCCGGAGGCGGTGGAGCAGTGCGCGCAGCTCAGCGGGCAGCGGCGGGTCAGGCTCAGCAGCAGTCCCGCGCCGGGAACGGGTCTCAGGCCGATGAGTTCGGCGAGTTCCACGCGGGCCGCCTCCTTCAGGATGTCCGGATGCGCGGCGCGGTCGCCGCGCACGGGGACAGCGTCCCGGCCGGGGGTTCGGCTCCGGTCAAGGACCGCTTCGGAAGCGGTATGGGCGCAGGCCGGCGGCCCGGGGCGGGTCGTACGGGTGGCTCCCGGCAGCTGGTTCCGGTCCCGCCCACCCCCGCTGAGCTGGCGGTATACCGGGGCCGTACCGGCACCGAGCCGCTTCCGGGGGCGGCGGGCCTAGCTTTCTGGTCATCGGCAGGCAACAGCCCGCCGCTCCCGGACCACCGGGCTTCCCCGCGGAGCCCGTACCGGTCCTGGAGGTGACCGCACCGCTATCAGTGGATGGAGATCACCATGGCCGAGAACACGAAGCCCGCCGCCGAGGACAACAACGAGGAGACCCCCGAGGTCGAGGCGCACAGCTCCGTCCTGGACCTCCAGGAGACGGCGGCGGTCAACGAGCGTGAGCTCGACGGCAGCTGCGTCAGCGTCATCAGCGTCGTCCTGTCGGAGCGCTGATCCGGGGACCGAGTCCTGACCAGCGGCACGGGGGCGGTTCGCCGCCCCCGGCCGTCGGCGGCTCGTCGTCAGCCATGGGGCGGCTCCTCGCGGGGCCGCCCCGCCGCGTTTCCCTTCGGCCGGTCGCGCGGCCGGCCCGTTTCCATGGCACCGGGAGGGCCGTTGAAAGCCTCTTCGCTCCGAAGCAACAGGGATTTCCGTCTGCTCTGGATCAGCGGTCTGTTCGCCACGCTGGGCATCCAGATGTCCGCCCTCGCCCTGCCCCTGCTGGTACTGCGGGAGACCGGATCGGCCGTGCAGGCGGGCGCCATCGGCACGGTGTCCGTCGGAGCCCTGCTGTTCACCATGCTCCCCGGTGGTGTGCTGGCCGACCGGGTGGAGCGCAGACGGCTGATGCGGCTGTGCGACGTGGGCAGTCTGCTCGCGGTCACCTCCCTGGTGGTTGCGGTACTGAACGGAGGGGTGCCGCTGGTGCTCGTCCTGCTCGTCGCGGGCGCGGGCGCGGTGCTCAACAGTGTGTACGGGCCCGCCGCGTTCGGGCTGATGCGGACCGTGGTGTCCGCCGAGCACATGGGTACGGCCACCGCCAGGCTCCAGGCCAGGACCTCCACGGCCCGGCTGGTGGGTCCGCTCGTCGGCGGCGCCCTCTTCGCCTGGCACTCCGTGCTGCCGTTCCTGGCGGAGGCCGTCGGACTGCTGATCTCGACGGCATGTGTCGCGCTGGTGCGGACCCGTTCGAAGGCGGAGAAGCGGGCCGGTTCGGTGTTCAGCCGGAAGGAGCTGACCGCCGGACTGACGTTCCTCTGGTCCCTGCCCTATCTCCGTACCGTGCTGCTGGTCTTCGGCCTCGGGATGAACTTCGCCTTCGGCGCGATGATGTTCACCACGCTGGCGGTGTTCTCCGACAGCGGCCAGTCGGGTCTCGGTGGCGGGGTCGTCGTCACCTGCACCTCGGCGGGCGCGCTGCTCGGCGCCCTGATCGCACCGAAGCTGCGTCCGGAGGACCACAGTTGGGCGCTGATCGTCGCCACGTGCTGGGGCTGTGTGCTGACCGCGGGGCTGCTGGCGTGGATTCGGCAGCCGTTGGCGGCCGGGCTGCTGTGCGCCGCGTGCATGTGTCTGGCGACCGTGGCCAGCATCGGTTTTCTCTCCACCATGCTGGTCGTCACCCCGAACGACCGTGTCGGCAGGGTGCAGAGCGCCGCGAGCTTCCTGTCCACCCTCGTCCAGCCGTTCGGCCCGCTGGTGGGCGGGGTGCTGCTCGGCGCGTTGGGCGCCGTCGGCGCGTACGGGGTGCTGGGAGGCGTCCTGGCGCTGTCCGCCGCCGTGATCACCCTGACCCCCTCGGTACGCCGCGGCCCGGCCCCCGGGGCGGACGGCGGGACGGTGCTGCCGGGAGCGGCGCCCGCTGCCGCCGCCCGGCCCTGACCCCCGACCGGACCACGACGGCGGTACCGGGCCGGCGCCCGCACACATTCACCAGGAGTCGTGTCATGCCCAGCGTCCAGAGGACCCAGCTGTTCTGCGTCGCCGACCCGGTGTACTACGAGACACCGGAACGGCTGCCCGATCACGACACCCGGTACGGCCTCGACCGGTCCGAACCGCCGCCCGGCTGGCGCCGCGACGCGAACGGGCTGTGGACGTCGATGCGCCCGCACGGGACCCAACCGGCCGAGCAGGGCTGGAAGATCCATGTCTCCACGGTCCCCGCCGAGGCGGCCCGGACCCTCGACGACACGGCGCGGATCTGTCTGGCGCACGGGGTGATCTTCAAGTTCCTGCGCAGCGAACGGGCACTGGCACTGATGTCCGGCAAGTACATGGCGCGGGGCGGCAGCGGCAAGTTCATCACGGTCTACCCACCGGACGAGGAGACCTTCCTGCTGGTGCTCGCCGAGCTGGTGGAGGCGCTGGACGGACGCCGCGGACCGTACATCCTCAGCGACCTGAGGATCGGACGGGCACCGGTGTACGTCCGTTACGGGGCGTTCGTCGAGCGCTGGTGCCGGGACGCGGACGGCAACACCGTGCACGCCCTGCGGCATCCGTCCGGCGCACTGGTGCCCGACACCCGGGAGGTCGTCTTCCGGACGCCGGACTGGGTGACGCCGCCCGACGAGCTGCGCCCGCATCTGGCCGCCCGCGCGGCGGCCGGGGACGACGGATTCCCGTACCGCGTCCGCGAGGCGCTCCAGTTCTCCAACGCGGGCGGCATCTATCTGGCGGAGCACCGCGACACGGGTGAACGGGTGGTGCTCCGCGAGGCGAGGCCGCACAGCGGTCTGGACGCGGCGGGCGACGACGCGGTGACGCGGCTGCACCGGGAGCACCGGGCGCTGCGCCGGCTGGCGGGGCTCGACTGCGTACCGAAGGTGTACGGGGTGCGTGAGGTCTGGGAGCACCACTTCCTGATCGAGGAGCACATCGAGGGCAACTCCCTGCTGGAGGAGGTCGTCACCCGCCACGCACTGGCGCACGGCGGCCGCTCACCGGCGGAGCTCGCCGCGTACGCGGCGTGGGCGGAGGGCATCGCGGACGCCCTCGGCAAGGCGGTCGCATCGGTGCACGAACGGGGTCTGCGCTTCGGCGATCTGCACCCGTCGAACGTCATCGTCCGCCCCGACGGGTCCGTCGTGCTGATCGACTTCGAGTACGCCACCGACCTCGACGATCCGCACACCCCGGTGGCCGGGGCTCCCGGTCTGCAGGCGCCGCCCGGCACCACGGGCGCGGAGGTCGACCACCA from the Streptomyces sp. AM 4-1-1 genome contains:
- a CDS encoding MFS transporter; this encodes MKASSLRSNRDFRLLWISGLFATLGIQMSALALPLLVLRETGSAVQAGAIGTVSVGALLFTMLPGGVLADRVERRRLMRLCDVGSLLAVTSLVVAVLNGGVPLVLVLLVAGAGAVLNSVYGPAAFGLMRTVVSAEHMGTATARLQARTSTARLVGPLVGGALFAWHSVLPFLAEAVGLLISTACVALVRTRSKAEKRAGSVFSRKELTAGLTFLWSLPYLRTVLLVFGLGMNFAFGAMMFTTLAVFSDSGQSGLGGGVVVTCTSAGALLGALIAPKLRPEDHSWALIVATCWGCVLTAGLLAWIRQPLAAGLLCAACMCLATVASIGFLSTMLVVTPNDRVGRVQSAASFLSTLVQPFGPLVGGVLLGALGAVGAYGVLGGVLALSAAVITLTPSVRRGPAPGADGGTVLPGAAPAAAARP